A region of Leisingera thetidis DNA encodes the following proteins:
- a CDS encoding CocE/NonD family hydrolase gives MQDARPKDHWIPMPDGRRLAARLWLPEGTGPFPAILEYLPCCKRDGTAARDETTHRVFAAEGYACVRVDIAGTGDSEGVFDDEYSQQELRDGEAVLAWIAAQPWCTGRVGMIGIGWGGSNGLQLAVRRPEALKAVVAVASTVDRYGDDIHYMGGCLLSGNAAWGARMFACLTRPADPRLRPDWREDWIARMEEVPFLAADWLKHPLRDGYWQHGSVSGDWSAIQVPVLAITGWADPYVNAPPALAANLQGPAKALIGPWEHCYTHLSRLDAADFHSEVLGWFDRWLKQEENGAEDLPACRTYMQEHFNPAARNTPRQGRWVAEAEWPSPNVSEEVWHLVSGGFAAAAGQGMLAVRSPAHAGQAAGSFCPGMHIGHELAGDQAEDDALSVCFDSEALNAPLELLGRARLKLRVSADKPVAQIVARLCDVSPEGVSQRISYRALNLTHLSSHEALEALVPGQICEAEIVLNQCAHRLRAGHRLRLALTTSYWPTVWPAPEAAAVTLYLEGSALYLPVRAVQEEIAPANPGPAQDFPVLAAEQLRTPSSRSKRKVLEDGTVVLETFDDFGEARNPDHGLATGSHATARYAIHPNDQASARFETQWRFTFERDGWQIAIDTESTMYCDRKNFHLTRKLRATESADETEVLAKEWAETLPRGLL, from the coding sequence ATGCAAGATGCCCGCCCCAAAGACCACTGGATCCCGATGCCGGATGGACGCCGGCTGGCGGCGCGTCTGTGGCTGCCGGAGGGCACGGGGCCGTTTCCCGCGATCCTGGAGTATCTGCCCTGCTGCAAGCGTGACGGCACCGCAGCGCGGGACGAGACCACGCACCGGGTGTTTGCCGCGGAAGGCTATGCCTGCGTGCGGGTGGATATTGCCGGGACCGGTGACAGCGAAGGGGTGTTCGATGACGAATATTCCCAACAGGAGCTGCGCGACGGCGAGGCGGTGCTGGCCTGGATTGCGGCGCAGCCCTGGTGCACCGGCCGGGTGGGGATGATCGGCATCGGCTGGGGCGGCTCCAACGGGCTGCAGCTGGCCGTCCGCCGCCCCGAGGCGTTGAAGGCCGTGGTGGCGGTGGCCTCCACCGTCGACCGCTATGGGGATGACATCCACTATATGGGGGGCTGCCTGCTGAGCGGCAATGCCGCTTGGGGCGCCCGGATGTTTGCCTGTCTGACCCGGCCCGCCGATCCCCGGCTGCGTCCGGACTGGCGCGAAGACTGGATCGCCCGGATGGAAGAGGTGCCCTTCCTGGCGGCGGACTGGCTGAAGCATCCGCTGCGGGACGGCTATTGGCAGCATGGCTCGGTCAGCGGGGACTGGTCTGCAATCCAGGTGCCGGTGCTGGCAATCACCGGCTGGGCCGATCCTTACGTGAACGCGCCGCCTGCGCTGGCAGCCAATCTGCAAGGTCCCGCCAAGGCGCTGATCGGCCCGTGGGAGCACTGCTATACGCATCTCTCCCGGCTGGATGCGGCGGATTTCCATTCCGAGGTGCTCGGCTGGTTCGACCGCTGGCTGAAGCAGGAGGAAAACGGCGCCGAGGACCTGCCCGCCTGCCGCACCTATATGCAGGAGCATTTCAATCCGGCGGCGCGGAACACCCCGCGGCAGGGGCGCTGGGTGGCGGAGGCGGAATGGCCCTCGCCCAACGTGTCCGAAGAGGTCTGGCATCTGGTGTCCGGCGGCTTTGCTGCGGCGGCGGGGCAGGGGATGCTGGCCGTCCGCTCGCCCGCCCATGCGGGTCAGGCTGCCGGGTCTTTCTGCCCGGGCATGCACATCGGCCATGAACTGGCGGGCGATCAGGCGGAGGATGACGCCCTGTCGGTCTGCTTTGACAGTGAAGCCTTGAACGCACCGCTGGAGCTGCTGGGCCGGGCACGGCTGAAACTGCGGGTCTCGGCGGACAAGCCGGTGGCGCAGATCGTGGCGCGGCTGTGCGATGTCTCGCCCGAGGGTGTGTCGCAGCGGATAAGCTACAGGGCGTTGAACCTGACGCATCTCAGCAGCCATGAGGCGCTGGAGGCGTTGGTGCCAGGACAAATCTGCGAGGCGGAGATTGTGCTCAATCAGTGCGCGCACCGCTTGCGGGCAGGCCACAGGCTGCGGCTGGCGCTTACTACCTCTTACTGGCCGACCGTTTGGCCCGCGCCGGAGGCTGCGGCGGTCACCCTGTATCTGGAGGGCAGCGCGCTGTATTTGCCCGTCCGCGCGGTGCAGGAGGAGATTGCCCCGGCCAACCCCGGCCCCGCGCAGGATTTCCCGGTGCTGGCCGCGGAGCAACTCCGCACGCCGTCCAGCCGGTCAAAACGAAAGGTGCTGGAGGATGGCACCGTAGTGCTGGAGACCTTCGACGACTTTGGCGAGGCTCGAAACCCCGATCACGGGCTGGCCACCGGCAGCCATGCCACTGCGCGTTATGCCATCCACCCGAATGACCAGGCCTCGGCCCGGTTCGAGACGCAGTGGCGTTTCACCTTTGAACGGGACGGCTGGCAGATCGCCATCGATACCGAAAGCACCATGTATTGCGACAGGAAGAATTTCCATCTGACCCGCAAACTGCGCGCAACGGAAAGCGCGGATGAAACCGAGGTCCTGGCAAAGGAATGGGCTGAAACCCTTCCGCGCGGGCTTCTTTGA
- a CDS encoding ABC transporter permease gives MSDIQSGTLPATPSRPRSELGQILTGVARDPLGLMGLIIVGTIVFCAVFAAWIVPYDPVAMNIKDRLQGPSPAHFLGTDQLGRDTFSRVIMGGQVALKVALPAVFGAMAIGLTLGMIAGYGPKWLDNLLMLLFDTIRSFPTVMFALAVMALVGPSLQTVVFVVMATSIPTYGRVARTQTLTLRNSEFILAERSMGASMKRILGVHMLPNIIGVLAVLAAMDIPTVIALEAGLSFLGLGVKPPTPSWGALLKDGYSLIRQTPWLVVGGGLPIILATLGFTFLGESLRDVVDPKLRKQR, from the coding sequence ATGTCTGACATCCAGTCCGGAACCCTGCCTGCAACCCCATCCCGGCCCCGCTCCGAGCTGGGCCAGATCCTCACCGGCGTCGCCCGCGATCCGCTGGGGCTGATGGGGCTGATCATCGTCGGCACCATCGTGTTCTGCGCTGTCTTTGCCGCGTGGATCGTGCCCTACGACCCCGTGGCAATGAACATCAAGGACCGTCTGCAGGGCCCGTCGCCCGCGCATTTCCTGGGCACCGATCAGCTGGGCCGCGATACATTTTCGCGCGTCATCATGGGCGGCCAGGTGGCCTTGAAGGTGGCGCTGCCCGCCGTCTTTGGCGCCATGGCCATCGGCCTGACGCTGGGCATGATCGCGGGCTACGGGCCGAAATGGCTCGACAACCTTTTGATGCTGCTCTTTGATACCATCCGCTCCTTCCCCACCGTGATGTTTGCGCTGGCCGTGATGGCGCTGGTGGGGCCAAGCCTGCAGACCGTGGTGTTTGTGGTCATGGCAACCTCGATCCCGACTTATGGCCGGGTGGCGCGGACCCAGACGCTCACCTTGCGCAACTCCGAATTCATTCTGGCCGAGCGCTCCATGGGCGCCAGCATGAAGCGCATTCTGGGCGTTCACATGCTGCCCAATATCATCGGGGTGCTGGCGGTGCTGGCGGCGATGGACATCCCGACCGTGATCGCGCTGGAAGCCGGGCTTTCCTTCCTCGGCCTTGGGGTGAAACCGCCAACCCCCAGCTGGGGGGCGCTGCTGAAGGACGGCTATTCACTGATCCGCCAGACCCCGTGGCTGGTGGTGGGCGGCGGGCTGCCGATCATTCTGGCAACGCTTGGCTTCACCTTCCTGGGCGAGTCCCTGCGTGACGTGGTCGACCCGAAATTGAGGAAACAGCGATGA
- a CDS encoding amidohydrolase gives MTSTLYFNGPILTMDAANPTPEAVLTAGGTIRAVGPEADLRAKMPAGTDEVDLQGHTLIPAFIDPHGHFPDPGFIRLFRVNLASPPSGGCPDIPAALDRLRVKAAETPAGDWVMGVLFDNTAIAEGRMPTRAELDSVSTDHPIWVIHASGHNGSANSMALQRHGVSRDTPDPLGGRFGRNPETGALTGLIEGLSAMGEMGDTDFLIGRERFWAGFNSCRDEYLAHGVTYAQNAWATRKMLEHFASLPADQDPRYDLMLLPIGELEPALTEGPDALDWPGNPHFTLGPRKLFTDGAFQLQTAYLSAPYHRPVDPAHPCGMPYADAAEHRREVKKLHDLGHQIHCHCNGDAGAQMFIDAVAAALEVNPRADHRHTIIHGQALRDDQLQQMARLGITVSFFPAHVHFWGDRHYDTFLGPERAERISPCASAERYGVRYTIHNDASVTPTRPIHLAHCAVNRLTASGRRLGEAQRISALSALRAQTIDAAWQVFQEGTRGSIEPGKLADFAVLNRNPLEDPDSIEATKVTRTIRRGQVVWAQEHP, from the coding sequence ATGACAAGCACATTGTATTTCAATGGCCCGATCCTGACGATGGATGCGGCCAACCCGACGCCCGAGGCGGTGCTGACCGCGGGCGGGACCATCCGCGCTGTTGGCCCGGAGGCGGACTTGCGCGCGAAAATGCCCGCGGGCACAGATGAGGTGGATTTGCAGGGTCATACCCTGATCCCCGCCTTCATCGACCCGCACGGGCATTTCCCGGATCCGGGCTTCATCCGGCTGTTCCGGGTGAACCTCGCCTCGCCGCCCAGCGGCGGCTGCCCGGACATACCCGCGGCGCTGGACCGGCTGCGGGTCAAGGCGGCGGAAACACCCGCGGGCGACTGGGTGATGGGGGTGCTGTTCGACAATACCGCCATCGCCGAAGGGCGGATGCCCACGCGCGCCGAGCTGGATAGTGTCTCCACCGACCATCCCATCTGGGTGATCCACGCCTCGGGCCATAACGGGTCTGCCAACTCGATGGCGCTGCAGCGCCACGGGGTGAGCCGCGACACGCCGGACCCCTTGGGCGGGCGTTTCGGGCGCAATCCGGAGACCGGCGCGCTCACCGGGCTGATCGAGGGCCTGTCGGCGATGGGAGAGATGGGCGACACCGATTTTCTGATTGGCCGCGAACGGTTCTGGGCGGGATTCAACAGCTGCCGGGACGAATATCTGGCGCATGGCGTCACCTATGCGCAAAACGCTTGGGCGACCCGCAAGATGCTGGAGCACTTTGCCTCGCTGCCCGCGGATCAGGATCCGAGATATGACCTGATGCTGCTGCCGATTGGCGAGCTGGAACCGGCGCTGACAGAAGGCCCGGACGCGCTGGACTGGCCGGGCAATCCGCATTTCACTCTCGGCCCGCGCAAGTTGTTCACCGACGGGGCGTTCCAGCTGCAGACCGCATACCTCAGCGCGCCCTATCACAGGCCCGTGGACCCGGCGCACCCCTGCGGGATGCCCTATGCAGATGCCGCGGAGCACCGCCGCGAGGTGAAGAAACTGCATGATCTGGGCCACCAGATCCATTGCCATTGCAACGGCGATGCGGGCGCGCAGATGTTCATCGATGCGGTGGCCGCCGCGCTGGAAGTCAACCCGAGGGCCGATCACCGCCATACGATCATCCACGGCCAGGCCCTGCGCGATGACCAACTGCAGCAGATGGCACGGCTGGGGATCACCGTCAGCTTTTTCCCGGCACATGTGCATTTCTGGGGCGACCGGCATTACGATACTTTTCTGGGGCCGGAACGGGCCGAGCGGATCTCTCCCTGTGCCTCCGCCGAGCGCTATGGCGTGCGCTACACCATCCACAACGACGCATCGGTGACGCCCACCCGGCCGATCCACCTGGCCCACTGCGCGGTGAACCGACTGACCGCCAGCGGCCGCCGATTGGGAGAGGCGCAGCGGATCAGCGCGCTGTCGGCCCTCAGGGCCCAGACCATCGACGCCGCCTGGCAGGTGTTCCAGGAGGGCACCCGCGGCTCCATCGAACCCGGCAAGCTGGCGGATTTTGCGGTGCTGAACCGAAACCCGCTGGAAGACCCGGACAGCATTGAAGCCACCAAGGTCACCCGAACCATCCGCCGCGGGCAGGTGGTCTGGGCACAGGAGCACCCATGA
- a CDS encoding ABC transporter ATP-binding protein has protein sequence MTDTLLEIDRLSVDYETARGDLRALRDISFDVRKGEIVGIVGESGCGKSTLISSILRLTAPNTRFRQGEVRFKGEDLLQLPERRMRDLRGADISIVFQDPMQTHNPVLSIGRQMLDIQHRSKASKAEKRARAARMLGAVGIPDPEARLDQFPHEFSGGMRQRIAIAMALMSEPDLLIADEPTTALDATLEVQIIERLQELQQEFDCAILFISHHLGVIAELCDRVVVMYAGAVVESGDVREIFHDPKHPYTRRLIDCDPGHIKERARVLPTIPGEVPDLANLPGGCIFRDRCNQAMPRCAAEVPPLSQLAPGRHAACWLNHEEAAQ, from the coding sequence ATGACTGACACCCTGCTGGAAATCGACCGCCTCAGCGTCGATTACGAGACCGCCCGCGGCGACCTGCGCGCCTTGCGCGATATCAGCTTTGACGTGCGAAAGGGCGAGATTGTCGGCATCGTCGGCGAGTCGGGATGCGGCAAGTCCACCCTGATCTCCTCGATCCTGCGGCTGACCGCGCCGAACACGCGGTTCCGGCAGGGCGAGGTGCGGTTCAAGGGCGAGGACCTGCTGCAGCTGCCCGAACGCAGGATGCGGGATCTGCGCGGCGCAGATATCTCCATCGTGTTCCAAGACCCGATGCAGACCCACAACCCGGTGCTGTCCATTGGCCGCCAGATGCTGGATATCCAGCACCGCTCCAAGGCATCCAAAGCCGAAAAGCGCGCGCGTGCCGCCAGGATGCTGGGCGCCGTCGGCATTCCCGACCCTGAGGCGCGGCTGGACCAGTTCCCGCATGAGTTCTCCGGCGGCATGCGCCAGCGCATCGCCATCGCCATGGCGCTGATGTCGGAACCTGACCTGCTGATCGCGGATGAGCCGACCACGGCGCTGGATGCCACGCTGGAGGTGCAGATCATCGAGCGCCTGCAGGAGCTGCAACAGGAGTTCGACTGCGCCATCCTGTTCATCTCGCACCATCTGGGCGTGATTGCCGAGCTCTGCGACCGGGTGGTGGTGATGTATGCGGGCGCGGTGGTCGAAAGCGGCGATGTGCGCGAGATCTTCCACGATCCCAAGCACCCCTACACCCGCCGCCTGATCGACTGCGACCCGGGCCACATCAAGGAACGCGCCCGCGTGCTGCCGACCATCCCGGGCGAGGTGCCGGACCTCGCAAACCTGCCCGGCGGCTGCATTTTCCGCGACCGGTGCAATCAGGCGATGCCGCGCTGCGCGGCTGAGGTGCCGCCGCTGAGCCAGCTGGCACCGGGTCGCCACGCCGCTTGCTGGCTGAACCATGAGGAGGCCGCGCAATGA
- a CDS encoding ABC transporter permease has translation MLLYAIRRFGLALLILIVAVTVMFLMIRAVPGDPVQIMLGPRATPELQARLTAELALDQPIWKQLVIFYGNLLQGDLGIDVFSGRSVTEIVFQQLPHTLWLILGSIIWSATLGIGLGAYAAAHPNTLIDRVTAAISVSFVAAPAFVVALLSLLIFAVHLQWFPAIGAGEGFWGRLNHLVLPAFAIGLSWVGYIARLVRASMLEVMGESHIRTARAFGIRERRVVLVYALRIAILPVVTVIGVGMGFLLSSAVFAEIVFARPGLGKLVIDSITTRNYPIVMGSVLISTGLFVVSTALADLINAWLDPRARTAN, from the coding sequence ATGTTACTTTATGCAATCCGGCGGTTCGGCCTGGCGCTGCTGATCCTGATCGTGGCGGTCACTGTCATGTTCCTGATGATCCGCGCCGTGCCCGGCGATCCGGTCCAGATCATGCTGGGCCCGCGTGCCACGCCCGAGCTGCAGGCGCGGCTGACGGCTGAGCTGGCGCTGGATCAGCCGATCTGGAAACAGCTTGTCATCTTTTACGGCAATCTTCTGCAGGGCGATCTGGGGATTGATGTGTTCTCGGGCCGGTCGGTGACCGAAATCGTGTTCCAGCAATTGCCGCATACCCTGTGGCTGATCCTGGGATCGATCATCTGGTCCGCCACCCTGGGCATCGGGCTGGGGGCCTATGCCGCCGCGCATCCCAACACGCTGATCGACCGGGTCACCGCGGCGATTTCCGTCAGCTTTGTCGCCGCGCCTGCATTTGTGGTCGCGCTGCTGTCGCTCTTGATCTTTGCGGTGCATCTGCAATGGTTCCCGGCCATCGGCGCCGGCGAAGGCTTCTGGGGCCGCTTGAACCACCTGGTACTGCCGGCCTTTGCCATCGGCCTCAGCTGGGTCGGCTATATCGCCCGGCTGGTGCGCGCCTCGATGCTGGAGGTGATGGGCGAAAGCCACATCCGCACCGCCCGCGCCTTTGGCATTCGCGAACGCCGGGTGGTGTTGGTCTATGCGCTGCGCATCGCCATCCTGCCGGTGGTCACGGTGATCGGCGTCGGCATGGGGTTTTTGCTCAGCTCCGCCGTCTTTGCCGAGATCGTCTTTGCCCGCCCCGGCCTGGGCAAGCTGGTGATCGACAGCATCACCACCCGCAACTACCCGATCGTGATGGGATCGGTGCTGATTTCGACCGGCCTGTTCGTGGTGTCCACTGCATTGGCCGACCTGATCAACGCCTGGCTCGATCCCCGCGCCCGCACGGCGAACTGA
- a CDS encoding ABC transporter substrate-binding protein, giving the protein MKIEWTKTPVGRRKFLKGATALGAAAALPMGLGSRAMAADGGTLRVRSYGDLQSIDPAFSKGVIDEEIHASIYNKLIQYKPGREWDWQMDAAAMIEQGDETHIKFALRDDIGFTNGFGAMTAEDVKFSFERIVAEETESPNKPDMGPLSHVEVTGEREGTIVLKEPFAPLWSIALPYITGNIVSKKAWEAAGGKATTDPVAESGPYLRDSWLPKEKTVLKRNPDWKGEAPAWDTIEILPIDDENTAEIAFEAGELDFTRVSLGSVQRYRDGVPNSGTLLEYPSLYYTWLGMNLDHPKLQNKKLRQAIQHAIDVPSVLEAAYFGAVQPSTGIIAPGLAGNRAQSLVPPQADFAKAAELLAESGETNVTLKLDTLNKTTFTTAAQVIQATLAQIGIAVEVNVLESGAFWASADNEDLQLVLNRYSMTPDPYYATSWFTTEQVGHWNWEQFSNEEFDKIHAEAAQLTDQAKRDQMYQRAQDLMEESGAYRFLTHEATPVVHSAHVVPALRPDGLALLRYFGKA; this is encoded by the coding sequence ATGAAGATCGAATGGACCAAGACGCCGGTGGGACGGCGCAAGTTTCTCAAGGGCGCCACCGCGCTGGGGGCGGCTGCGGCCTTGCCGATGGGCCTCGGCAGCCGCGCCATGGCGGCAGACGGCGGCACCCTGCGGGTGCGCTCTTACGGCGATCTGCAAAGCATCGATCCGGCCTTTTCCAAAGGCGTGATCGACGAGGAGATCCACGCCTCGATCTACAACAAGCTGATCCAGTACAAGCCGGGCCGCGAGTGGGACTGGCAGATGGACGCGGCCGCGATGATCGAACAGGGCGACGAGACCCACATCAAATTCGCGCTGCGCGACGACATCGGCTTCACAAACGGTTTTGGCGCGATGACCGCCGAAGACGTCAAATTCAGCTTTGAGCGGATCGTGGCGGAAGAGACAGAAAGCCCGAACAAGCCCGACATGGGCCCTCTGAGCCACGTCGAAGTGACCGGCGAACGCGAAGGCACCATCGTGCTGAAAGAGCCGTTTGCGCCGCTCTGGAGCATCGCGCTGCCCTATATCACCGGCAATATCGTGTCGAAAAAGGCCTGGGAAGCCGCGGGCGGCAAGGCGACAACCGATCCGGTGGCAGAATCCGGCCCCTACCTGCGCGACAGCTGGTTGCCCAAGGAAAAGACCGTGCTGAAGCGCAATCCGGACTGGAAGGGCGAGGCACCGGCCTGGGACACCATCGAAATCCTGCCGATTGACGACGAGAACACCGCCGAGATCGCCTTTGAGGCCGGCGAGCTGGACTTTACCCGCGTCTCGCTGGGGTCGGTTCAGCGATACCGCGACGGGGTGCCGAACAGCGGCACGCTCTTGGAATACCCGTCGCTGTATTACACTTGGCTGGGCATGAACCTGGATCACCCCAAGCTGCAGAACAAGAAGCTGCGCCAAGCGATCCAGCACGCGATCGACGTGCCATCGGTGCTGGAAGCGGCCTATTTCGGTGCTGTGCAGCCTTCGACCGGCATCATCGCGCCGGGCCTTGCGGGCAACCGCGCGCAGTCGCTGGTGCCGCCGCAGGCGGATTTTGCCAAGGCGGCGGAATTGCTGGCGGAATCCGGTGAAACCAATGTCACCCTCAAGCTCGACACGCTGAACAAGACCACCTTCACCACCGCCGCCCAGGTGATCCAGGCAACGCTGGCGCAGATCGGCATCGCGGTTGAGGTCAACGTGCTGGAATCCGGGGCGTTCTGGGCCAGCGCCGACAATGAGGACCTGCAGCTGGTGCTGAACCGCTACTCGATGACCCCGGATCCGTATTACGCCACCTCCTGGTTCACTACCGAACAGGTCGGCCACTGGAACTGGGAACAGTTCAGCAACGAGGAATTCGACAAGATCCACGCCGAGGCTGCGCAGCTGACCGATCAGGCCAAGAGGGACCAGATGTACCAGCGCGCGCAGGACCTGATGGAAGAGAGCGGCGCCTACCGCTTCCTGACCCATGAGGCAACGCCGGTGGTTCATTCGGCGCATGTCGTGCCGGCGCTGCGGCCCGACGGGCTGGCGCTCCTGCGTTACTTCGGCAAGGCCTGA
- a CDS encoding oligopeptide/dipeptide ABC transporter ATP-binding protein, whose product MTLLDVKDLKTSYGPVNVLAGVSFTVEPGETYALVGESGSGKTTVIRAIAGLAPAQEGSVRFEGREIRGASERELRPLRKDIAMMFQDPVGSLSPRLTIRSLITEPYRIQGMKDRDLDAEAKRLLEMVNLPAHFAGRYPYQLSGGQARRVGVARALALEPKLILADEPTAGLDVSVQGELLNLMNGLRERLGLAMVIITHNLNVVRHVADRMGIMYLGRLVEEGTTEAIFKQPRHPYTRCLLSANPEPDPDARLERIALKGEPPSLLKRPSGCEFRERCPFAQEICTQTPQWEPGNGHGLRCLAPLG is encoded by the coding sequence ATGACGTTGCTGGATGTGAAAGACCTGAAGACCAGCTATGGCCCAGTCAACGTCCTGGCCGGTGTCAGCTTTACCGTGGAGCCGGGCGAAACCTATGCGCTGGTTGGCGAAAGCGGCTCCGGCAAGACCACGGTGATCCGCGCCATTGCCGGGCTGGCGCCGGCGCAGGAAGGCTCGGTCAGGTTCGAGGGCCGGGAGATCCGCGGCGCCTCGGAGCGCGAACTACGCCCCTTGCGCAAGGACATTGCGATGATGTTCCAGGACCCGGTCGGCAGCCTGTCGCCGCGCCTGACCATCCGCAGCCTGATCACCGAGCCTTACCGCATTCAGGGCATGAAGGACCGCGATCTGGACGCCGAGGCCAAACGGCTTTTGGAGATGGTGAACCTGCCTGCGCATTTTGCGGGCCGCTACCCCTATCAGCTGTCCGGCGGGCAGGCACGGCGGGTGGGTGTTGCCCGCGCCCTGGCGCTGGAGCCGAAGCTGATCCTGGCGGATGAGCCCACCGCGGGTCTGGACGTGTCGGTGCAGGGCGAGCTGTTGAATTTGATGAACGGCCTGCGCGAGCGGCTGGGGCTGGCGATGGTGATCATCACCCATAACCTCAACGTGGTGCGCCACGTGGCCGACCGGATGGGCATCATGTATCTGGGCCGCCTGGTCGAGGAAGGCACCACCGAGGCGATCTTCAAGCAGCCGCGCCACCCCTATACCCGCTGCCTGCTGAGTGCCAACCCGGAGCCCGATCCCGACGCGCGGCTGGAGCGCATCGCCCTGAAGGGCGAGCCGCCCAGCCTGCTGAAGCGTCCCTCGGGCTGCGAGTTCCGCGAGCGCTGCCCGTTTGCGCAGGAGATCTGCACCCAAACCCCGCAATGGGAACCCGGCAACGGCCACGGGCTGCGCTGCCTGGCCCCCTTGGGCTGA